The Helianthus annuus cultivar XRQ/B chromosome 15, HanXRQr2.0-SUNRISE, whole genome shotgun sequence genomic sequence ATACCTATAAGATGGTGACATTCTTTCAGTTGTGTCAAGAGAAACTAATGAAGATAGTTCCCATGGCTGCCCAGTGGATGATATCACATACCTGTCAATAAACTTGTTAATCACtatcttttttaatttttcaattctCATAcctatcaaaaataaaaaataaatatgggTAAAATAGATTTAAGATACACCATCACATTCCCGGTTGTAAGGCAAGAAAGAAAACAACGTACCATTCTTTCTAACCAAGATGAATCTACCCAAGTTAGTTGCAGAAATGCCATTAACGTCTTTGCCTGAAAATGACACAAATCTTGATAATTTAGCAAATGGTCTAACAACATTTGCTTTTATCTGAACAGTGATGTTGGGCATATTTTTAATCTAGATGTCAAATTAAATACCTCCAAATGTTCTAATCGCTCTTTGTCGTCTTATGCAAGTTCTTCATGTGTTTCTGGTCTATTTGATGGGCGAGCACACATATCACAAGCATCAACTTTTTCCTACAATTAATTGATTAAATTTTAGTTAATAAATATAATTGAAAAAAATCAACATCTAATTTAGAGTTATAATACCTGATCAGGTTCTACTTCTTTTCTATGAACTGTTCATCCAATTTTTTGATCAGTTAGTGATCATTTTCTTCCTTGTGCCTAGCTTCCATGCCTACTAATATATCAACACTTAAAAGACAAAAATCTATGTTATTCAGTAATGCAAATATCTTAATTATAACAATCAAAAAATTTTTCTAACAATAATAACGAATAATTACATGATCACTGATAAGAACCTTGAAATATCTACTCTTGTATATCATTTCAGCATAGACCTCCTTTTCCTTTTTACTCTTATGAATCTGTAATAATAAAGACACCACATTAACTCAAAAACAATATAAAGCAATACGCCAGATCATCATTCAAATAATCAAACTCATCTCACATACATGATACTTTCTCTTCACTCAccagagattaaactaaaattcaCATTTCTCAACAATAGATACTAAAACAACCCAAATTCATGTCATAAGAGAACGTATCATTAAAATTAAACAACTCACTGCCTAAAACTTGCATCAAAGGCAAATAGGAAAGATACAGTGCACCTGAATGACTCCCATGCTAAACCGCCCCTGAATGAGACGTTTGAAAGCGTGACATTTTCTCCAACTGAAATTCAAAAATTGCTGGTCAGGAGCTTTTAAgacaaaacagaaaaaaaaaaatgaGCAACTAATGTAACTTAAAACTATTGGTCATAATAAATCTcaaggcatttcatcaaacacattTGGTACACATAAAATTCAAAAGTCATTTATTATCTTGATATACAATCAAATTGAAATGGATGGTCGAGGATTGATAAAGATAGAGAAACTGAGCAAAAGACATACTTCAAGCTTTGAATTCAAAATCGTCATCTTCATTTCAGTTCTTCTATAATCTTTGTTCTCCATCAATTCTTTCCATTATAAATACATCCATGTTTCTGCAAATGAAATCATTAAATTATAGCAATACAGTATTGAATTTGTTAAACAACCAACTAATTATCTAATCAACTATTCAAGTTGACTGATTAAAGTAATAAACGATAAAATTAGAGAAGAATCTACCTCATGTTGATAAATCTCCGTTTTCACCGCGGTAACCCTCTTCAATATTAAGCTCCATTGAGTACGAATTTTGTAAGGCATATTACAGAATTCAGATAATTTGAGTTGAATAGAACTGAACAACCACATAAACGATCATTGTTATGAAAATAATCAAATATATAAAGAAGAAAATATCAGTTTTCCAAGCAAGATTGGTCACATTTCGAGGCAACTGGATATAGCAATTACAATTTTACTAATTTCTACCAATAGATAATGTAATACTAGAACAAAATGGTTAAAATCGTTATCAAACCTTTTATCACCAGATCCGAAACCTTAGCAAGGCCTGCCACGACCATCGTAGCCGCGATTGTCTGTGCAGAACCGCTTAAACGAAGTAAATGGAGATGATTTTTGAGGAGATGAAGAGTGTCCACCATGACGGTCAAGATACGGAGGTAGAGGAGGGCTAGGGCTTGTACCACGACGCTTGTTATCACTTTGAAGGTGGCCGCGAAGAAGAAGGATTAGGTCGTTTGTACTATTCAGAACGACTATTAGTTGGACGATCAATGTCTGTGTCATCATTTATGTTCTCTCTGGAATCACTGTCATGCCGTCACGAAGGAGGGAGTAATGGTGGAGAAGATGCGTTTCAATAGAAATAGAAATACTGAAATTTTTGTGGAATATAAAGGAGATAGTATACGGTTGCAGTAGCAGAGAAAGACGGAGAAAGTCTCCACGATCAGGAAACCACCGTAAACCACCGCAAATTAGGAGAGAGTGGATGCTATTTTTTAGCTAAAAGCCTGGAAATTAGGAACAATTTTAGCAACTGCCGTAAACTACCCAATTTACAGTTATTTTTGGAAGAGAAAATTGTTCAGTTGATAATCATCTGCCCTAGTTTTGTGGATGGACGTGGGAATGTGGGCAGAAAAAAATGCTAGCAAAAAAAACCACCGAGAACCGCCCTGAACCGCCATCATAGCGGTTATTTTTGGGAGTTTAAACGGCTGAGATTTCATCTTAGCATGATCTGACGGTGGATATCGATTTAGAAAGCAGTTAGACTTAATGGgtttaatgtatatatataatattttcaaTCTCTACCCTTAATCTTTTGCTTCTTCCAAAACAACCCCCTCATGTCAAACTAGGTTTGAATCCCTCAAGTGTTCTACTACTAAACACTAAATCTGTAACTGTCAATTGCATACCTTGAAGTTCCAGTAGCAGCAATGTGGTCAAATCAATCAGGACTTGATTCCTTCCGCTTGTTTCCTTCAAACGACGACGATACCAAACCACAATTAGGGTTTTCATCTCTCGATGATTCCCCCCAAATTCCATCCCCACTTCCACCTCCTTGCATCGAAGTTCTTCCATCTCAGGTATTCATTCGATTTCATATATTCAAATATCCAATTTCCAACCCTAATTTATGTCGAATTTCATTTACAACAGGTTTCATCTTCTGTAAAACCTACGTTGGAGTCTGTTAATCTGGATGGACTTACTCTTCTTAAGGTTATTAAATGTTCattttttttatagatttttGATTATTAAGTTTAAGTTTGTGAATTGTGATGGTAACTTTAGTTGTAGAGTGATTTATTTGaaatgtgtatgtgtgtgtgtgttttaattgTAGGGGAGAGTTAGTACTCATGATGTTTTTGCTTTATCGAATTCGGATTTGGTACCTGGAAAATATGAAGGTTTGTGAATGCTGCTTTTTTAATTATAAGCTTCCTGATCAAACCGCCTtggagtgttttttttttttttttttaaaacaagcTTTGATCAAGCACGTTAGCTAGCAATGTGTGTTATTGTGCTTATGGGTCTGTCGTTGTGTGGGCTAGGTGGGCTGAAGCTATGGGAAGGTTCCCTAGATCTGGTTAAGACTCTTCGGTCAGAAGTCGAATCCAACAACTTATCGTTGGCTGGTATGAAAGTACTAGAGGTGGGATCCTAAATCATTACATTGTTGGTATCACTACATTTGTTTTCGAGTCATTTTAATGCTTCCTAACCACATTCAAATAATCTTCAGCTTGGTTGTGGCCACGGGCTTCCTGGAATATATTCTTGTCTACAAGTAAGCACTTATATTCGTTATTTTTTCTTGGTCATTTGTTCTTTACAAAACAATTCATTAAACTGGAAGATGAATTGATTTATTTTGTATATCAGGGCGCGTCTGCCGTACATTTTCAAGATTTCAATTCCGAGGTTTTACAGTGTCTCACAATCCCCAATGTTGTTGCTAATCTTCCTGTAAAATCTCAATCACCGGGTGCTGATTCAGAAGTTCGTTTCTTTGCTGGTGATTGGAGTGAAGTACATCGAATTTTGCCCAATTTACAAACCGATAACCGAGACTCAAACCCGTCTCTTGGTTATGATATCATTCTCATGGCTGAGACAGTTTACTCAATTTCTACTCTCCCTGCCCTTTATGAGCTTATAAAAAAGGTGCCTTATGGTTTCATATAGAGTTATAAAGGTGGGCATATGAGCgtgttgggtaacgggtcaacgCAGGTTAACTTTTTGTACAAGTCCAAACAGGTCGGGTCAGGTTGACTTGACAAACTTTTTGTCTtaattttaaaccctttatttttataataagtTCTGTGTTAAATACAATCACAAAAAAAGTATGTCATTTACATTAATAAACTAGCTCTTTAAGAACGATTTAGTATGTTTTATGCGTTTAACAATCACATGTCATTTTTAGCTGAACTTCTTGATTGCACTGTTGACTCGTTAGAGATAAAACATAATCTGAATAGACCCATTTATAACTAAATGGTCAAAAGTGCCACCTCTATTTCATAGttgattatatttattttttgaaCAAACTGACATTATGGTTAGCTGTTTGCTTGTAGTGTATGAGCCGTCCTCATGGAGTCGTTTACATGGCAGCAAAAAAGTACTATTTTGGGGTTGGAGGGGGATCGAGACGTTTCATATCATTGGTCGAGAAAGATGGTGAGCTGTTTCTCTCTTTGTTAAATTAGAAGAATGGATCTGCTTATTTATAAATTCCTGGATTGAGTatcatatatttttatttatttattagataATTATCCTTCTAGATGAAGATTGTGAGTCATTGTTTCTTTAGTATAAGGGTTATCATCAAGAAAAAATTTATAATTAGGGCTTAAGGTTGTGAGCTTGGTTTAAAAAGGTGTGCCTCATGTACTTTTGGTCAAAATTAGGTTTGTATGAGAATTATATGTCAAAACAACCAAATAATGAAGAAAATATGAAAGATTTGCTTGATTAAAAGGTTGACATGTAAAAAAGATGAGAGACATGGTTGTAAATAAAGCCGATTTGGTTGTACATAGAGCAACACATCGCGCACGTGATGCGCGTGCTTCACGCTTTTTTTTGTAACCAAGGTTGTGAGATATGAGTTAGTTATATTAGACTTGAGAGAGTTTACCGAGTATATAATTGAGCATCTTTGGGACAGTTGTTTTACCGATCAAAAGTAAACCGTTATCCGGGGAGTTGACTTTTCTTTTGTATATAAGTCATTATCTtttattattctattttgtaTATTTACGGTGCAATTTCTTTGTAatttgatcctggtcatgtcagtTTTTGAGGTCAATGAGACAAAATCTCAACTTGAAGATTGATACCCTGTCTTTTTATTTTGTAGAAACAACTTTTGGTCATGAATAATATGTGTCAAACTTCGAATCTTAAAAATTAACAGCTTTAACGCGATATTCTAATGGCATTTTCTGTAAATTGCGCCCCTTTTTATCCTCAGGTGTTATGGTGGCTAGCCTCATTGCTGAGGTAGGGGGTGGATCCTCTAATGTTCGTGAAGTATGGAAACTCCAATTCAAGTAAAGTTTCTAATATCTCCATATGAATGAACTTCATTGAATGTTTATTGTATTTTCTCCCGGATTCCTTATTATACTAAATAGATAATCAATTTTATTTTCTTCTGCCTAGTTATAGTCTTTTAAAATGGCTCTATATAATTTGGATGTGAAATGACTGATTTACCCTCTAAGAAAAACTCACCATCAGTTGATCAGACATGCATCATTAGATAGAGCATTtgaattttggttttaaaaattgCACATAAGACGCCGCGAGGAGACAAGCGTATATGAAGTGCATGTCAAAATCATGTGGCAGCGCTTCTTGTATATGGGCTTATTTTGTGCATGAATAGGCTGTACATATAAGTTATTTATATATATGAAATCATATGTATATATAGGTTAACCCACTACATATTCAAGACCTTTTCTTTAACTCTTGTCATTTTGTGCATGAAGAGGCTGTACATATAAGTTATTTATAGGGATTTTTACACATTTCCCCTTCCTAAGATgcttattacatatttacccaattataaaattcaattacatatttcccctcttTAACctatatataatacatatttcccctccctaacccatatatattacatatttccccttttcattaaaattactcttattgaatgactattttacccttaatgagttattaaataaatatttacatatttccctTTCTAATATCATCATTCAATCACATATTTCCCCAATTCATATAGTATTTCCCCAATTCTTCTACTTGCTACTCTTCTCAAACAATACATACTCATAATTGTGTTGTGTTGTGACAATGAGACCAGAGTTGTTGAAAGACGCTAGTGTACTTTAGAGAGAGGATTATGGGATGTTAATTTCTAGAGAGTGAGGTTAGCGGTGGTGATCGGTGGTGGCGAGTGGCAAAAAGGGCAGAGAGAGACTCTAGGGAGGAAGAGAGATTTGAGAACGAGTAGAGTAGAGTTTGAATTTGTAGTTTTTTAACAGTTACAGAATTTAAAGGAGATGAAATTTGAAGAGTTATATAAAATATAGAATACATCCAGATGTAGAACAATACTATGAAATATGGATCAAAAGAAATTACTTCCAATTACAGTAAACTTTAGGTTTCAAATTGCCTTTGAATATAACATATTGATACAACTATGAAGCCTCGAATCAACTGAGCTAATCCAAAATAAACAAaagaaatatataaataaaaaaattccCTCAAATACAAGCTAATTCCTTTGGTGACAGTCGACAGAACCTAGCTATGATTTATGTAACTAGTTGATTTCTCAAAGCAACCTACTTAAAGTTACAATCCGCATCCCAAAGCACACCTGCATGTAAATTCAGCATATAGACATGTTACAAACCAAAATCATTATCGATTTACAATCTGGAAGCCGTTGAAGAAATCCAACTGTTAAAACAGTCAAAATTGAGAAGGTTTCTTCAACTGagtccaaaaaaaaaaactttgcgaAATACGGCTGCCAAAAAGAACGATGTTGGTGGCGTCTTCTTCTGCTCGTCTAGGGTTTGGCGTTGTCTCCTTTGGTGTCATGTGCACTTTAACGATTATCAGGGGAAGGGGAAGAAGACCAACGAAGTCTGAAGTAGGGTTTGGTGTGGGGAGAGGAAGAGATTGTAAGAAGAAAAAGGGTAATTGAGTAATTTCTGAaaaaaaggggaaatatgtataTATAGGTTAACCCACTACATATTCAAGACCTTTTTTTTAACTCTTTGTCATTTTTTGAAAATATTTGGTGAATTGTAATCGTTGGAGTGTTTAATACGTAAATAACATGTAAAAACAAGTACCCATTGCAGGTACAGTTATTATCAGaagagtaaatttcaaagttcgtcctttatgtatgtctaatatatcaaagtatgtcctttatctttaatatcTTCAAGAAACATACTTAATGTTTGCAAATCCTTACATGTTACGTCCTTTAGTCCTAATCCAGTTACTTTTCATGGTTAAATTTGACTAAGTCAaccccacataagggtattttagtcattttgcCTTGaacattaaaataaataataaacaaaacaatttaaaaacacataaatataaaTCCCTCTTTATCTCTCTGAAGAATTCTGTATAACCTTCTCCTTTTTATCTCTAATTGACCTAACTCTACCTCCACCTTAACTCCACCACCATCTACTACCAccacacctccaccaccacctccaccgccGCCACCTCAACTCCACGTCCACCACCACTCCACCTAACATAACTGCACATCAGCAACCAAAACGCATACACAAATCAACAATGTCTCTAATCAAACACTCAATTCACTAAAACAAACACAGTTTAACCTCAGATCCACTACAATTACGCTTACAAAATCAACAAACACCTCAACCGTAAACAAATTACCAGATGAACAGGCACTTTGATGCGTTTGACAACCAGCACCTCCTCCACCGTATCATCACCACCCCCAAAtccaaaatcaaatcaaatcaaacccGTATCATCTCCTCCACCGTACCTACCACCAGCACCTCCTCCACCGTATCTACACTCGTTTCTTTATTCTTGAACATTAATCGAGATGGAGGGTGGTGGGTTTTTGTCTGAAGCAGAGAGAGAGAACGACGGTAGAACAGTTAGGGTTCCGATCTGAAAATAAAACCCTAAATGTAAAAAACACCTATATGTTTCAATAACCtgcaaaaaaatgaaaaattaggGTTCCGATCTGGTAGAACAGTTAGAGAGAGAGAACGACGGCAGGTGGGTGGTGTAGCGACGGCGATCTGCAATGAGGTAGTGGTGGTGGCAAgtgggttgtggtggtggtagaatagttagagagagagagaagcggCGGCGGCAGGTGGGtcgtggtggtggcaggtgggtcGGTTTGGTGGTTTGGAGCAGAGTAAACTTGCAggtgaagtggtggtggtggcagatcggtggtggtggtggtggtggtggtggcggtggcggtggcggtggcggtggcaggTGGGTTGTGGTTGTGGGGGTAGGATAATTAGAAAGAGAGAGGGGGAGAAGATTAtctgtatatatacacacatataactctaaatacatacatacagacatataTAATTCTATAATTctaaaattgttttatttattggttttatgattatttattataatatttaggataaaatgactaaaatacccttatgtggggtTGACTTAGTCAAATTTAACCATGAAAAGTAACTGGATTAGGACTAAAGGACGTAACATGTAAGGATTTGCAAACATTAAGTATGTTTCTTGAAgatattaaagataaaggacatactttgatatattagacatacataaaggacgaactttgaaatttactcttATCAGAATAATCATATACACTTTATTTTATATTGTGTTACAAATTTTAGAACAAGACAATAATTGTTATAGTGCACGTTGTAGTAGTGGATGATGATGACGGTTTAAACAATGCTAGCCATACAATCTGAGATCAAGATTATACAAGTATACATACCGATGATACTAGCCATACAAAATCTTAGATCATCAAGATAATATAGAACAAAAAACGAAGATGAATAACTCTTTCTAAATCTTTTAGAGTACCAATACTAAATGCCAATTCATTTAATTTCAATACTGCTGAGATGCAAACTACAACTTGGACCACTTCATCCACAGTTTTCTTTCCTTTTCATCCACAAAAGCTCTCAAGGTTGTCATGTGATCATGCAAACCTCTAGCAGAATGACAGGCCATAGGAAAATCCTGATCGTCGCCTATTCAGGGAAAGGCCACATAAATCCAGCCCTCCGGTTCGCCAACCGCCTCCTCAAATTGGGTGTCAATGTCACCTTCTGCACCAGTCTCTCCGTTGTTCAACGCATCGACAACGAAACCATCCCTCAGGGCCTAACGTTCGCTCCTTTCTCCGACGGGCACGACCGCGGAAAACAACCAAATACACCTCTCCAACAGTTTATCTCTGATTTCGAAACAAACGGTGCTCGTGCCGCGGCTGAAGTTATCCTCTCTGCTGCGGACACAGGTCAACCGTTTGACTGTTTGGTCTACACCACTGTGATACCATGGGTAGCGCGGGTGGCGCATGCCCATGGTGTCAAATCCACTCTCCTGTGGTGCCAGCCAGCAACCGTATTGGATATTTACTACTACTATTTTAATGGATATCAAAGTTTGATATCTAGTAACAACAACAACCCAACGTTTCCGATCAATTTGCCCGGATTGCCACCGCTAACCATCGCGGATTTGCCTTCTTTTTTGCTGGCTTCATGCCCCAAGGAACACGAGTTTCTTCTACAGATTATGAAAGATCATATTGATGTACTGAAATTAACTACAAGTATTCCAAGAATACTTGTAAACGCTGTTGATGAACTTGAAACCAAATCCATCCGGGCAATTGAGAAACTCGAGTTCCTTCCGATCGGGCCGTTAATTCGGTCCGACGGAAAAGACTCGGCAGAGCATTCTCTGGGAATGGATTTCTTCGAGAAAACAGATGACCATTATATCGAATGGTTAAACACACAAGCGAAATCGTCTGTCGTGTATGTTTCATTCGGAACCATAGCAACTTTTCAGATGGAGCAACTGGAGGAGATGGCAGTCGGGTTGATGGAGATTCGCAGGCCCTTTTTATGGGTGATAAGAGACAGTGAGCAAGCGGAAAGATTGCGTAAGATGGGGGGATTGCAGAACCAGGGAATGATAGTGGGATGG encodes the following:
- the LOC110912125 gene encoding histidine protein methyltransferase 1 homolog isoform X2; this encodes MWSNQSGLDSFRLFPSNDDDTKPQLGFSSLDDSPQIPSPLPPPCIEVLPSQVSSSVKPTLESVNLDGLTLLKLWEGSLDLVKTLRSEVESNNLSLAGMKVLELGCGHGLPGIYSCLQGASAVHFQDFNSEVLQCLTIPNVVANLPVKSQSPGADSEVRFFAGDWSEVHRILPNLQTDNRDSNPSLGYDIILMAETVYSISTLPALYELIKKCMSRPHGVVYMAAKKYYFGVGGGSRRFISLVEKDGVMVASLIAEVGGGSSNVREVWKLQFK
- the LOC110912125 gene encoding histidine protein methyltransferase 1 homolog isoform X1, which translates into the protein MWSNQSGLDSFRLFPSNDDDTKPQLGFSSLDDSPQIPSPLPPPCIEVLPSQVSSSVKPTLESVNLDGLTLLKGRVSTHDVFALSNSDLVPGKYEGGLKLWEGSLDLVKTLRSEVESNNLSLAGMKVLELGCGHGLPGIYSCLQGASAVHFQDFNSEVLQCLTIPNVVANLPVKSQSPGADSEVRFFAGDWSEVHRILPNLQTDNRDSNPSLGYDIILMAETVYSISTLPALYELIKKCMSRPHGVVYMAAKKYYFGVGGGSRRFISLVEKDGVMVASLIAEVGGGSSNVREVWKLQFK
- the LOC110912127 gene encoding UDP-glycosyltransferase 75C1-like, with protein sequence MPIHLISILLRCKLQLGPLHPQFSFLFIHKSSQGCHVIMQTSSRMTGHRKILIVAYSGKGHINPALRFANRLLKLGVNVTFCTSLSVVQRIDNETIPQGLTFAPFSDGHDRGKQPNTPLQQFISDFETNGARAAAEVILSAADTGQPFDCLVYTTVIPWVARVAHAHGVKSTLLWCQPATVLDIYYYYFNGYQSLISSNNNNPTFPINLPGLPPLTIADLPSFLLASCPKEHEFLLQIMKDHIDVLKLTTSIPRILVNAVDELETKSIRAIEKLEFLPIGPLIRSDGKDSAEHSLGMDFFEKTDDHYIEWLNTQAKSSVVYVSFGTIATFQMEQLEEMAVGLMEIRRPFLWVIRDSEQAERLRKMGGLQNQGMIVGWCSQVEVLSHEAIGCVVMHCGWNSTVEVLVAGVRIVAFPQWSDQGTNAKMVEDVWKTGVRVRTREGGGMVEGMEIGRCVEMVMEDEQMKTNAEKWKEVTREALNNGGSSTINLQSFLHDL